The proteins below come from a single Dethiobacter alkaliphilus AHT 1 genomic window:
- the fliR gene encoding flagellar biosynthetic protein FliR gives MVLEQWSVLFLIFVRLSALIAVLPFFTWRGIPALPKIGFAGVFAYLIFLASSPQEFEIPEHFYYYVLAVGSEVLFGLALGFLVLLIFAAARIAGQMVDVQAGLMMASVFDPQFGSQVTLFGQFYYLFALVFYLTVNGHHMLFMAIARSIELVTPGGVVFSPQLIPNVMQFIFQMFIIAFQLAVPVVAVLIFSDLALGLLSKTVPQLHVFMVGMPLKVGVALFIIYLIFPYLAQVLETVFARMQEDIIHLFNLF, from the coding sequence TTGTCCGTCTCAGCGCATTGATAGCGGTGCTTCCCTTTTTCACCTGGCGCGGGATCCCCGCCCTGCCTAAAATCGGCTTTGCCGGGGTTTTTGCCTACCTGATTTTTCTGGCCTCTTCACCGCAGGAGTTTGAGATTCCGGAGCATTTTTATTATTATGTGTTGGCGGTGGGCTCGGAGGTGCTCTTTGGTCTGGCTTTGGGTTTTCTGGTGCTGCTGATTTTTGCTGCGGCCCGCATTGCCGGCCAGATGGTGGATGTGCAGGCGGGCCTGATGATGGCTTCGGTGTTTGATCCGCAGTTTGGCAGCCAGGTTACGTTGTTTGGGCAGTTTTACTACTTGTTTGCCCTGGTATTTTACCTGACAGTAAACGGGCACCATATGCTGTTTATGGCCATAGCCCGCTCCATAGAGCTGGTGACTCCCGGCGGAGTGGTATTTTCTCCGCAGCTGATACCTAATGTAATGCAGTTTATTTTTCAGATGTTTATCATTGCTTTTCAGTTGGCGGTGCCGGTGGTGGCGGTATTGATTTTCAGTGACCTGGCATTGGGTCTGCTATCCAAGACGGTCCCTCAGCTCCATGTTTTTATGGTGGGGATGCCGTTAAAGGTGGGAGTTGCTTTATTCATTATTTATCTGATATTTCCTTACCTGGCACAGGTGCTGGAGACGGTGTTTGCCCGGATGCAGGAGGATATTATCCATCTGTTCAATCTGTTTTAA